The proteins below are encoded in one region of Sphingobacterium sp. R2:
- a CDS encoding response regulator transcription factor, whose translation MADFLFEGTVVMNNSKHAIILDDHGLFADAFSLLLERYTLFDFVKTCNDVADFFTFLNAFNRESMVIFLDYYLREGNGLSLLSEINRINKNAKIVFLTSAMSPLLIQTLKRYNPAGILSKSCSVGTLKQCIEDVAAGKSFVDPLFQEILDQQEGQQLNFTAREIELLKHVANGETIAAIAEKMFLSPHTVIAHRRNMMAKAACQSMTHLVTLAKDQGLL comes from the coding sequence TTGGCGGATTTTTTATTTGAAGGAACTGTGGTAATGAACAATTCTAAGCATGCAATAATATTGGATGATCATGGGCTCTTTGCAGATGCTTTTTCGCTGCTATTGGAGCGCTATACCTTATTTGATTTTGTTAAAACTTGCAACGACGTAGCGGACTTTTTTACATTTTTGAATGCTTTTAATCGGGAAAGCATGGTTATATTTCTGGATTATTACCTCCGAGAAGGAAATGGGCTGTCGTTGTTATCGGAAATTAATAGAATCAATAAAAATGCAAAAATTGTATTTTTAACAAGTGCCATGTCGCCATTGCTTATTCAGACTTTGAAACGGTACAATCCGGCGGGTATTTTAAGTAAATCCTGTTCGGTGGGTACATTAAAACAATGTATCGAAGATGTGGCTGCGGGGAAGTCATTCGTGGATCCTCTTTTCCAAGAAATCCTCGATCAGCAAGAGGGGCAGCAGCTAAATTTTACTGCAAGGGAAATAGAATTGTTGAAACATGTCGCTAATGGTGAAACAATCGCAGCGATTGCAGAGAAAATGTTTTTGAGTCCCCACACGGTGATAGCGCATCGCAGAAATATGATGGCTAAAGCAGCGTGTCAGTCGATGACACATCTGGTGACGCTGGCAAAAGACCAGGGCCTTTTATAG
- a CDS encoding tetratricopeptide repeat protein, which produces MQYLSNEKSRFGIVVTLLMLFFLITTVSCSNSGTEAANSNSKIDTTTIDSLNARANSLWSSIPDSMITLSKRIVATCDSVGYTAGKIDALRNLGRGYYETGNYNKAIQQYNKSVKIALETGDMARAVKIYSNLATSYIALGKHKDALLELNKALDGAENYNLPEVKAHAMFNMATVYHYQLMMDSAISYYTQSQQQYEQIGDTSKSSFILGNIGHIFLVKGDFERAKANYLQSLKLAEIQKNRKAIGNAQQSLGALYLKMKVLKNALNYLLKAKETLEPTRENTEYMRLLEKLSETYFQIGDTATAISYIKACHSLAQSHGQLYYLQLSSKKLSEFYEKSGDFSKSLAFYKIYKAASDSLYSNENKEELVRKEEEFKFKKQQSDIKAVYSAKVSRRNAILVIALVVILSMSVIGFLLIKNFKQAQKNNKMLQSTNAFIEEQVILLEEANKFKKSLISIIAHDIRSPINSLLYILKPFKDGLISESQTRELLSSCYDEIDTLTIHIDNLLLWAIQHLHTVHLSVANFNIRALFEDIVKLYERRLSEKQLTAAIDCDASLAISSDREVINIIVRNLVDNAIKFSRSGEKIVIQAKTNARGDRVIFSVADAGHGIAKHVRDKIYSDAKPISLNGTSDEEGFGLGLKLCIYYLALCQSELQIHSIDGKGAIFSFELQSSAHDL; this is translated from the coding sequence ATGCAATATTTATCGAATGAAAAGTCGAGGTTTGGAATAGTCGTCACACTGTTGATGTTGTTTTTCCTAATTACTACGGTATCTTGCTCCAATTCTGGTACGGAAGCGGCCAACAGTAATTCTAAGATCGACACCACCACGATTGATAGCCTCAATGCGCGAGCAAACAGCTTATGGTCAAGTATTCCCGATTCAATGATTACACTGAGCAAACGTATAGTGGCTACTTGCGATAGCGTTGGCTACACAGCAGGAAAAATTGATGCACTTCGCAATCTTGGTAGAGGTTACTATGAAACAGGCAACTATAATAAGGCTATACAGCAGTACAATAAGTCCGTAAAAATCGCTTTGGAAACTGGAGATATGGCGCGGGCGGTTAAAATTTATAGCAATTTAGCCACGTCCTATATTGCCCTCGGAAAGCACAAAGATGCCTTACTGGAATTAAACAAAGCATTGGACGGAGCCGAAAACTACAATTTGCCCGAAGTCAAAGCGCACGCCATGTTTAATATGGCAACTGTTTATCATTATCAACTTATGATGGATAGTGCAATTTCCTATTATACCCAAAGTCAGCAGCAATATGAACAGATAGGCGACACCTCAAAATCTTCATTTATACTCGGCAATATCGGTCATATCTTCCTCGTAAAAGGAGATTTTGAACGGGCAAAAGCCAATTATCTTCAATCCCTAAAACTCGCTGAAATACAAAAAAATCGTAAAGCAATAGGGAATGCGCAACAATCCTTAGGGGCGCTTTATCTGAAAATGAAGGTTTTGAAGAATGCACTTAATTACTTATTAAAAGCGAAAGAAACCTTGGAGCCAACAAGGGAGAATACAGAATACATGCGTTTATTGGAAAAACTTTCCGAAACCTATTTCCAAATCGGCGATACAGCAACTGCCATTAGCTATATCAAAGCCTGCCATAGCTTAGCACAATCGCATGGACAACTGTATTACTTGCAGCTTTCGTCAAAAAAGCTGAGTGAGTTTTATGAAAAAAGTGGTGATTTTAGCAAATCACTCGCATTTTATAAGATTTATAAGGCGGCATCCGATTCGTTGTACAGCAACGAAAACAAAGAAGAATTGGTACGAAAGGAAGAAGAATTCAAATTTAAAAAACAACAAAGCGATATAAAGGCCGTCTACAGCGCCAAGGTGTCGCGCCGAAACGCCATCCTGGTCATCGCATTGGTTGTTATCCTATCCATGTCAGTCATTGGCTTCCTCCTGATAAAAAATTTTAAGCAGGCCCAGAAAAATAACAAGATGCTCCAGAGCACCAATGCCTTTATCGAGGAGCAGGTCATCCTGCTCGAAGAAGCAAACAAATTCAAAAAATCGTTAATCTCGATTATAGCACACGATATCAGATCGCCAATAAATAGTTTACTATATATCCTTAAGCCATTTAAAGATGGGCTTATTTCGGAGTCCCAAACGAGAGAATTGTTATCGTCCTGTTATGATGAAATTGATACCTTAACCATTCACATCGATAATCTGTTGCTATGGGCTATTCAGCATTTGCATACAGTTCATCTTTCAGTAGCTAATTTCAATATAAGAGCGCTCTTTGAAGATATCGTCAAACTTTACGAAAGGAGACTAAGCGAAAAGCAGCTTACAGCAGCAATTGATTGTGACGCCTCACTTGCCATCTCTTCCGACCGCGAAGTGATCAATATTATCGTCCGTAATTTGGTAGATAATGCCATTAAGTTTAGTCGATCAGGGGAAAAGATAGTCATTCAAGCCAAAACAAATGCCCGAGGCGACCGTGTCATTTTTTCCGTTGCTGATGCGGGGCATGGCATCGCTAAACATGTACGAGATAAAATCTATTCAGACGCAAAGCCTATTTCACTGAACGGAACAAGCGACGAAGAAGGTTTTGGTTTGGGCTTAAAGCTCTGTATCTATTATTTAGCACTTTGTCAGAGTGAACTCCAGATCCACAGTATCGATGGTAAAGGCGCTATCTTTAGTTTTGAATTGCAATCTTCTGCCCATGACCTTTAA
- a CDS encoding DUF3347 domain-containing protein produces MKNKLKGIYITCLISLLMISCQASHGQDVAQAQRDRLFKSYMEVKKDIQNENFASGKAHAVQLEKEVQNFRLKGLQLDDMMRLKKVSQTMKADAASLKAAQDLKAMKASFSAVTQSLFTIMETMKCTDEAMYLQYCPMEKGYWLSYDKAIENPYAASMRKCGELVKGMAQADYPKPVACH; encoded by the coding sequence ATGAAAAATAAACTAAAAGGAATTTACATCACCTGCTTGATCAGTCTTCTCATGATTTCCTGTCAAGCAAGCCACGGACAAGATGTCGCACAGGCACAACGCGACCGACTATTTAAAAGCTACATGGAAGTAAAAAAGGACATCCAGAATGAAAACTTTGCCAGCGGCAAAGCACATGCCGTTCAGCTGGAAAAAGAAGTGCAGAACTTTCGACTGAAAGGATTGCAGCTCGACGACATGATGCGTCTGAAAAAAGTAAGCCAAACCATGAAGGCCGATGCTGCCAGCCTCAAAGCCGCACAAGACCTAAAGGCTATGAAAGCGTCGTTTTCTGCAGTCACACAATCCCTATTTACCATTATGGAGACGATGAAATGTACCGATGAGGCGATGTACCTGCAGTATTGCCCTATGGAAAAAGGCTATTGGCTAAGTTACGACAAGGCGATAGAAAATCCGTACGCAGCGTCGATGCGCAAGTGTGGTGAACTGGTCAAAGGAATGGCACAAGCCGATTACCCCAAGCCCGTAGCCTGCCATTAA
- a CDS encoding zinc-dependent metalloprotease, protein MKNKIILSTLALLLSGGIVQAQQPLEKKADKTASKTDTKTAAKTDTLKTKNDLYEAYSKILNKKRISRSGVFNVIESEKKWYLEIPDSLLNRYFLTVTRLVSAPQGFPMYGGEKLNEQTLYFEKGLGDRIQLRAAIYRQDAPENDAIRTALIQSQEDPILAILDIKGLQAGSNSYLVEVTDLFRKDNAALSFDSKIKSENKLSSLADDRSFITDMKVFPINLEVKTTKTYSSTSGTPAATATGSLTFTTNTSMVLLPKVPMKKRIYDDRVGYFANKYVLFTDKDQRSKAFNFIQRYRLEPQAKDLKRYLKGELVEPQQQIVYYIDPATPKKWRPYLIAGINDWNKAFEQAGFKNAIVGKEWPEQDTTMSLEDARFSVIRYFASEKANAYGPRISDPRSGEIIEAHVGWYHNVMKLVQQWFMVQVGPLNKAAQKMQLDDEVMGQLIRFVSSHEVGHSLGLRHNMGASSQTPVEKLRDKKWVEKNGHTVSIMDYARFNYVAQPEDGVGLAGIYPRIGSYDKWAIQWGYQYLPQFTSGEDEQLYLSKQVTDSLRTNPKLWFGGEGNDEDPRSQREDLGDDAVLASNYGIKNLKRVVSNLVEWTNEPGDDYSNLKDMHKSVRAQFDRYLYHVLKNIGSQHITKKVRGQEGAVYAAVPREKVKAAVQYVNDHVFTPPLWLYPQDIQDLIGKDANKEIVEQHEQMLNMLMSPGMLYNVYMKSFNTTNPYGLNEYLNDMGGAIWTLPVGDPRVAVFKRAQQRFFLEKANQIINPKVGQGSDIISQAQRSDVQLYVRNYLSALVPEINQLAAKQTDPLNKQHLDLMLLEIKRIQNQINKD, encoded by the coding sequence ATGAAAAACAAAATTATCTTAAGTACCCTCGCCCTGCTTTTGTCTGGCGGTATAGTCCAAGCGCAACAACCCTTGGAAAAGAAAGCCGATAAAACGGCTAGTAAGACCGATACAAAGACAGCGGCCAAAACAGATACCCTAAAAACAAAAAATGACCTCTATGAGGCCTACAGTAAAATTTTAAATAAAAAAAGAATATCCCGCTCAGGCGTTTTTAATGTTATCGAATCCGAAAAGAAGTGGTACCTGGAAATACCCGATAGTTTGCTCAACCGCTATTTCCTTACCGTAACCCGCCTGGTGTCGGCACCACAGGGATTTCCGATGTATGGGGGCGAAAAGCTGAATGAGCAGACACTTTACTTCGAAAAAGGCCTGGGCGACCGTATACAGCTGCGGGCAGCGATTTACAGGCAGGATGCGCCAGAAAACGATGCCATTCGTACCGCATTGATCCAGTCGCAGGAAGATCCTATCCTTGCTATCTTAGATATCAAAGGACTACAGGCAGGCAGCAACAGTTATTTGGTAGAGGTGACCGATCTATTTCGAAAAGACAACGCCGCCCTTTCCTTCGACAGCAAGATAAAAAGCGAAAATAAGCTATCCTCCCTGGCAGACGACCGTTCTTTCATTACCGATATGAAGGTATTCCCGATCAATCTGGAAGTAAAGACCACCAAAACCTACAGCTCCACATCAGGTACGCCCGCAGCAACTGCAACCGGTTCATTGACCTTTACTACCAACACATCGATGGTGCTGTTGCCAAAAGTACCGATGAAAAAACGGATTTACGATGACCGCGTAGGGTATTTTGCCAACAAGTATGTCCTCTTTACCGATAAAGACCAACGGTCCAAAGCCTTTAATTTTATACAGCGCTACCGTCTCGAGCCCCAAGCGAAAGATCTAAAACGCTACTTAAAAGGCGAATTGGTCGAGCCTCAACAGCAGATCGTTTATTACATCGATCCGGCGACCCCAAAAAAATGGCGCCCCTACCTCATTGCCGGCATCAATGATTGGAATAAGGCATTCGAGCAAGCCGGCTTCAAAAACGCCATTGTCGGCAAAGAATGGCCCGAGCAAGATACCACCATGAGCCTCGAAGACGCACGGTTCTCTGTGATCCGGTACTTTGCCTCCGAAAAGGCGAATGCCTATGGGCCACGCATATCCGATCCCAGAAGTGGCGAGATTATCGAAGCCCATGTAGGCTGGTATCATAATGTCATGAAACTCGTTCAGCAATGGTTTATGGTGCAAGTGGGCCCATTGAACAAAGCTGCACAAAAAATGCAGCTAGACGACGAAGTGATGGGCCAACTGATCCGCTTTGTATCGTCGCACGAAGTAGGGCACAGTTTGGGCCTCCGTCACAATATGGGAGCAAGCAGCCAAACGCCAGTAGAAAAATTGCGCGACAAAAAGTGGGTCGAAAAAAATGGGCATACCGTATCCATTATGGATTATGCACGCTTCAATTATGTGGCGCAGCCCGAAGACGGTGTAGGCCTGGCCGGCATCTATCCACGCATCGGCAGCTACGATAAATGGGCCATCCAATGGGGGTACCAATATCTACCCCAATTTACGAGCGGTGAAGACGAGCAACTCTACCTCAGCAAACAAGTAACAGACAGTCTTAGAACCAACCCCAAGCTTTGGTTTGGCGGCGAAGGGAACGATGAAGACCCACGGTCACAACGAGAAGACCTTGGCGATGATGCCGTATTGGCAAGCAACTATGGAATCAAAAACCTAAAAAGAGTGGTTTCCAATTTGGTCGAATGGACGAATGAACCCGGCGATGATTACAGCAACCTCAAGGATATGCACAAATCGGTGCGCGCACAGTTTGACCGTTATCTTTACCATGTCCTCAAAAACATCGGTAGTCAGCACATAACCAAGAAAGTACGCGGCCAGGAGGGAGCCGTTTATGCAGCAGTTCCGAGAGAAAAAGTCAAAGCAGCCGTGCAGTATGTGAATGACCATGTATTCACCCCACCCCTATGGTTATATCCACAGGACATCCAGGATTTGATCGGCAAAGATGCCAACAAGGAAATCGTCGAGCAGCACGAACAGATGCTGAACATGTTGATGAGTCCAGGCATGCTCTACAATGTGTACATGAAGTCCTTCAACACTACAAATCCCTATGGCCTCAACGAATATTTAAACGATATGGGTGGAGCGATCTGGACCTTGCCCGTTGGAGACCCACGTGTTGCCGTCTTTAAACGTGCGCAACAACGCTTTTTTCTCGAAAAAGCCAATCAGATCATCAATCCCAAAGTCGGACAGGGATCCGATATCATTTCACAGGCACAGCGCAGTGATGTTCAGCTCTATGTGCGGAATTACCTGAGCGCCTTAGTGCCCGAAATTAATCAACTTGCCGCAAAACAGACAGATCCACTAAATAAACAGCACCTGGATCTGATGTTGCTCGAAATAAAACGCATTCAAAACCAAATAAATAAAGATTAA
- a CDS encoding RagB/SusD family nutrient uptake outer membrane protein — protein sequence MTLKTIMAACATLVVFSACDKYLDITPKGSQLVRTTQDYYDLVAYPNRGYPVNNFQYLVDDQYLKESNVIGLTPNINTINFLFQEKEDRVSQLNSSSFYNQCYKYIAQWNMIISLVDESPGDSQLKTLAKAEAKMFRAFDYFHLINVYAKAYDASTAAQDGGVCIMDKYDLEAKPVKSTVQQVYDFIQKDIDDAIPHLQEKPNNPYHPSLAFAYALKAKVHLFKREIAEAQAAAEKAMQLNGQLIDLVQYEKLGGPSKTPIIAENNPEVLSYMYINGYTEMNFGYSYMLSPELTSMFDKEDKRFSLFYTKTNASFLDIGAGASYYNVKYTAFFFPTVGLKTPEIYLMLAECYARQDQYAKAISLLNSLRKTRIEGDKAILAVPTTRKEAMDLVINERRRELPIGYHRFFDLKRLNLEKEYAKTLVRVFPIVNKTVEQKTYTLAPNSRMYIIPFPLDAMKLNPNLRLNTDEAVPF from the coding sequence ATGACTTTAAAAACTATAATGGCGGCATGTGCGACTCTAGTAGTCTTTTCCGCCTGCGATAAATACCTCGACATTACACCAAAAGGCTCCCAATTGGTGCGTACCACACAAGACTATTACGACTTGGTGGCCTACCCCAATAGAGGCTACCCCGTCAATAATTTTCAGTACCTGGTCGATGACCAATACCTCAAAGAATCCAATGTTATCGGTTTGACGCCCAACATCAATACCATCAACTTTTTGTTTCAGGAAAAGGAAGACCGGGTCAGTCAACTCAACTCATCGAGCTTTTACAACCAGTGCTACAAATACATTGCACAGTGGAACATGATTATTTCCCTGGTGGATGAAAGCCCGGGCGATAGCCAATTGAAGACCCTGGCTAAAGCCGAGGCCAAGATGTTTCGAGCTTTCGATTATTTCCACCTCATCAATGTCTACGCCAAGGCCTATGATGCCAGCACGGCAGCGCAGGACGGTGGTGTCTGCATCATGGATAAATACGACCTGGAGGCCAAACCAGTCAAGTCGACGGTACAGCAGGTATACGATTTTATTCAAAAAGATATTGACGACGCCATACCCCATCTGCAAGAGAAACCCAACAATCCCTATCACCCATCGCTGGCCTTTGCTTATGCATTGAAAGCCAAGGTGCACCTTTTCAAAAGGGAGATTGCCGAAGCACAGGCGGCAGCCGAAAAAGCCATGCAGCTGAATGGACAGCTCATTGATCTGGTACAATATGAAAAATTGGGCGGACCAAGCAAGACACCGATCATCGCCGAAAATAATCCCGAAGTATTGAGCTACATGTATATCAATGGCTACACCGAAATGAACTTTGGGTACAGCTACATGTTAAGTCCCGAACTGACGAGCATGTTCGATAAAGAAGACAAGCGTTTTAGTTTATTCTACACCAAGACCAACGCCAGCTTCCTGGATATCGGCGCCGGAGCAAGTTACTACAACGTCAAGTATACCGCATTTTTCTTCCCCACCGTTGGACTAAAAACACCGGAAATTTACCTGATGCTGGCCGAATGTTATGCCCGTCAAGATCAATATGCCAAAGCCATCAGCCTATTGAATAGTCTACGCAAAACCCGCATTGAAGGCGACAAGGCCATTCTGGCCGTTCCGACGACACGCAAGGAAGCGATGGATCTGGTTATTAACGAGCGCCGTCGCGAGCTGCCGATCGGATACCACCGTTTCTTTGATCTGAAACGCTTAAATCTCGAAAAAGAATATGCCAAAACACTCGTCCGTGTCTTCCCGATTGTCAATAAGACGGTCGAGCAAAAGACCTATACACTGGCGCCAAACTCCAGAATGTACATCATTCCGTTTCCATTGGACGCCATGAAGTTAAACCCAAACTTACGGTTAAATACAGACGAAGCCGTACCGTTTTAA
- a CDS encoding SusC/RagA family TonB-linked outer membrane protein: MSYLTPKRPVFLRKYLSVVAGIALMSMIDPYELQAQQVQLNFKNADVKEVITSLSDRYGYEFVFDGNLLKSARPISVNLKRSSVADALSILFKDQPFSYRLENKRIILYRKVASTNSQPVRGKVIDSLGNTIPGVSIHNLQDNSQTMSSGDGDFELSVANPADIQLSFSHVSFQEKVMRFSPDQIARPVRVMLSAKESMLNEIMITGYQRISKERSPGAYTTVTNDQLNKQINVDLVSALEGQVAGLTYIKNPTRSAADSPVLRGIGTYSNQVTTNPLIVVDDLPTELTLSDINPYDVESVTVLKDATAASIYGARAANGVIVVTTKRGKGQGVSVNFNVDQFITQKPDIAKMHYASTSDLIDYEIDVYNKERSRYANTESLFNYYGRLGSGSLKYYSPLYDLFRKESTGAISTQERDATINTWRNNDYIKEFTDNVWQNESRQRYNASISQNSSKSNTFVSFNYDKGKGLVQHEKNEKFNLYLKSSFNVTKWLNATVGLNGTYGVNKETEGDYNNVFLQPRYTRIKDENGNLVYAPYVDLSSSVGPGSAINGETAEQIAANPNLKSTAFNVLEALGEGIESRKNLNLRAFTALRATIYKGLSFQTQFSYELGQTSRESFYDEDSYMMRVASNAMVSYNAATGVYTKNLPAGGRYYQFESKRYNYTFRNQFNYDNTFGQYGQHQITALAGFEMRQSHTPRPIQQLLVGYNPVTLTSTTIDWATLSKTGVTSYIYGGNVRLGDLNGGAQKETLHRFTSLYANAGYTYNNRYNLTGSIRVDQADLFGVDPKFKYRPLWSVGAGWNVSNEDFMKNSEWLNSLKLRATYGITGNVDQESSSYGTATWKSDKLFPYLQYLEQKSLPNPMLRWEKTATTNFGVDISMLDNRLSATIDAYNRYSSDLLISAVLDPTVGANSRVINNGALRNRGIEFNINGVWLKKKDLTASTQLVFSFNKNKVEKVNGLTATAQSYVGSPSNYFFEGSSYNSIMAYRYAGMVNGYPYFLDQNGESNVVFDDNGTPTKINDINSPDALVNLGTLFPKYTGSINQRLRYKAFDLSAMFVFSGGHKLRKDAIDFASDKLTNAGLVNRWAAGATNDYPRLMVDYPDNLRSGASTLSNLWRYSDQQIVAADYVKLRNIAVGYQLPKQLAHKAGMQNVRLTAQVNNLWTWSAAGNDIDPESYSLNSGTRTLPLAKSFLMGLSLTF; this comes from the coding sequence ATGTCCTACCTAACCCCAAAGCGACCGGTATTTTTGCGGAAATACTTGAGTGTGGTCGCTGGAATTGCTTTGATGAGCATGATTGATCCTTACGAACTACAAGCTCAACAGGTTCAGTTAAATTTTAAAAATGCCGATGTCAAAGAAGTGATCACAAGCCTATCGGATCGCTACGGCTACGAATTTGTTTTCGATGGGAATCTGTTAAAATCGGCCCGCCCGATCAGTGTCAACCTCAAACGCTCGAGCGTTGCGGACGCGTTGTCCATTTTGTTTAAGGATCAGCCCTTCAGTTACCGTCTGGAAAACAAGCGCATCATCCTTTATCGGAAAGTGGCATCCACCAATAGTCAGCCCGTGCGCGGAAAGGTTATTGATAGCCTGGGCAATACCATTCCCGGCGTTTCAATCCACAACCTACAGGACAATAGCCAGACGATGAGTTCCGGAGATGGCGATTTTGAATTGAGTGTTGCCAACCCTGCAGACATCCAATTGTCTTTCAGCCACGTCTCTTTTCAAGAAAAAGTGATGCGATTCAGTCCAGATCAAATTGCGCGGCCGGTACGGGTCATGCTGAGCGCAAAAGAGTCTATGCTCAACGAAATTATGATTACAGGATATCAGCGCATCAGCAAAGAGCGTAGCCCTGGAGCATATACCACAGTCACCAATGATCAGTTAAACAAACAGATCAACGTCGACTTAGTTTCTGCGCTCGAAGGCCAGGTAGCTGGACTGACCTATATCAAAAACCCTACGCGCTCCGCTGCAGACAGTCCCGTACTTCGCGGAATCGGCACCTATTCCAATCAGGTCACCACCAATCCACTTATCGTCGTGGACGACTTACCCACCGAGCTTACCCTGAGCGACATCAACCCCTATGACGTCGAGTCCGTTACCGTACTGAAAGACGCAACAGCAGCATCCATCTATGGCGCCCGGGCAGCCAATGGCGTTATTGTCGTTACCACTAAAAGAGGAAAAGGCCAAGGAGTTTCCGTCAACTTCAATGTCGATCAGTTCATCACGCAAAAACCGGATATCGCCAAGATGCATTACGCCAGCACATCCGATCTGATCGACTATGAAATCGATGTCTACAACAAAGAAAGATCGCGCTATGCGAATACCGAGTCTTTGTTCAATTACTACGGAAGGTTGGGTAGTGGAAGTCTAAAATATTATTCACCGTTATACGATCTATTCCGAAAAGAATCTACCGGGGCCATTAGCACGCAAGAACGCGATGCGACGATCAATACCTGGCGCAACAACGATTATATTAAAGAGTTTACAGACAACGTCTGGCAGAATGAATCACGCCAACGGTATAACGCCAGCATCTCACAGAATTCGTCCAAAAGCAACACCTTTGTTTCGTTCAACTACGATAAAGGAAAGGGTCTAGTGCAGCACGAGAAGAATGAGAAATTCAACCTGTATTTGAAATCCAGCTTCAACGTCACCAAATGGTTAAATGCGACAGTCGGACTGAACGGCACCTACGGTGTCAATAAAGAAACCGAAGGCGATTACAATAATGTATTTTTACAGCCTCGCTATACACGCATCAAAGATGAAAATGGCAACCTCGTGTATGCGCCTTACGTTGACCTTTCAAGTTCCGTCGGACCCGGATCGGCCATTAACGGCGAGACAGCAGAACAGATTGCCGCAAACCCAAATCTAAAAAGTACCGCCTTTAATGTGCTTGAAGCCTTGGGCGAAGGCATCGAGAGCAGAAAGAATTTAAATCTTCGCGCATTTACAGCGTTGCGGGCCACCATTTACAAAGGACTCTCTTTTCAAACACAGTTTTCCTATGAACTGGGGCAAACTTCCCGTGAAAGCTTCTACGACGAAGACAGCTACATGATGCGTGTCGCATCAAATGCAATGGTCAGCTACAATGCAGCGACAGGAGTATACACCAAGAACCTGCCAGCAGGAGGCCGTTACTATCAATTCGAATCCAAACGGTACAACTATACGTTCCGCAATCAATTTAACTATGACAATACCTTTGGCCAATATGGCCAGCATCAGATAACCGCCCTCGCCGGCTTCGAGATGCGTCAGTCGCATACACCGCGTCCTATCCAACAATTGCTTGTGGGCTACAATCCCGTCACCTTGACATCGACTACCATCGACTGGGCCACATTAAGTAAAACAGGCGTAACGAGTTATATCTATGGAGGCAATGTCCGCTTAGGTGACTTGAATGGCGGTGCGCAAAAAGAAACTTTACACCGATTCACTTCGCTATATGCCAATGCCGGCTATACCTATAACAACAGATACAACCTAACCGGAAGTATCCGTGTTGATCAGGCCGATCTTTTTGGCGTAGACCCCAAGTTTAAATACCGCCCGTTATGGTCTGTCGGAGCAGGATGGAATGTCAGCAACGAAGACTTTATGAAAAACAGCGAATGGTTAAACTCGCTCAAGCTACGCGCCACGTACGGTATTACCGGCAATGTGGATCAAGAAAGTTCCAGCTATGGTACCGCCACCTGGAAATCCGATAAGCTTTTCCCCTACCTGCAGTATCTCGAGCAAAAATCGTTGCCCAATCCCATGTTGCGCTGGGAGAAAACAGCAACCACCAACTTCGGTGTAGATATTTCAATGTTAGACAACCGCCTGTCCGCCACTATCGATGCCTATAATCGCTACAGCTCCGATTTGCTGATCAGCGCAGTACTCGACCCAACCGTCGGAGCCAATTCACGCGTTATCAACAATGGGGCCTTACGCAACAGAGGAATCGAGTTTAACATCAATGGCGTGTGGCTCAAAAAGAAAGATCTGACAGCAAGCACCCAACTGGTATTCTCCTTCAACAAAAATAAGGTCGAGAAAGTGAATGGATTGACCGCTACCGCGCAGTCCTATGTTGGCTCGCCTAGCAACTACTTTTTTGAAGGCAGCAGCTACAATTCCATCATGGCCTATCGCTATGCCGGCATGGTGAATGGTTACCCTTATTTTCTGGATCAAAACGGCGAATCCAATGTGGTTTTTGATGATAATGGCACCCCTACAAAGATCAATGATATCAATTCACCCGATGCATTGGTCAACTTAGGGACACTGTTTCCAAAATATACAGGATCCATCAATCAGCGTCTGCGCTATAAAGCATTTGATCTTTCGGCCATGTTTGTCTTCTCCGGTGGACATAAATTGCGCAAAGATGCCATCGACTTCGCAAGCGATAAACTGACTAACGCAGGTCTGGTGAACCGCTGGGCAGCAGGAGCCACCAACGATTATCCCCGATTGATGGTCGATTATCCAGACAACCTACGGAGTGGCGCGAGCACCTTATCAAATCTATGGCGCTATAGCGATCAGCAGATTGTTGCGGCAGATTATGTGAAACTGCGAAACATCGCGGTCGGTTATCAACTGCCAAAACAATTGGCCCATAAAGCCGGCATGCAAAACGTCAGGTTAACGGCGCAGGTCAATAATTTATGGACATGGAGCGCCGCCGGCAATGATATCGATCCAGAATCCTATTCACTCAATAGTGGTACACGCACTTTGCCCCTGGCCAAATCATTCCTGATGGGACTTTCACTCACTTTTTAA